Genomic DNA from candidate division WOR-3 bacterium:
TTGGCTCATTTGAAGGTATAAAGAAACCATTTGTGAATAAGCTTCCATATATTTTCCATTTATTTTTTATATTATCCCTTTCATTAAGAAAATTATAAAAAATATATACAGTATCAGGATTTCCTGTTAATGTAGTTTTACCAATATAACCAATTGCTCTTATATGAGGGATTCTGTATCTTTGACTATTATATAAAAGAAAAAGAGAATCACCGCTGTTAAAATCATAGGAAAATTTAACCCTTTTTCCTTCCCTTATATGAAGAAGAGCTGGATGATTAAGATCAAAACCTGTGTCAAATAAACTTATTGTTACATTTTGTCCTATAAACCCTTTTTTGTGGACCTCTGGAATTTTTAAAAAATTTAAGGCTTCATAAGAATCCCCGTAATCTGAGGGAGAAAAAGACATAGGTTTAATTTCAGTAAATTTTTTCCCTTTAAGAACAATTTTATGATCCTTTATAAGGTTTAAAAGTTTTTTAGATTTAATCAAATACTTTGGAAAGTAACCTGATATATAATTTTCCCATCTTGAAATTGCTCTTAATCTAAATCCCTGATTTTCAAGTAAACTCGTTATTCTTGAAAGGCTTTTTGAGTTTATCCATAGATTCAAGTATCCTTTACTTTCAAGACTTTCTCTTATATTTTGATTTAAAAAAAAGATTAAAAGAAAAATCATTTTAACCTCCCTATGGTTTTCAAAAATAGTGCATAACCTTCAGTTTCATTTTTTAAAAGTTCAAGAACTTTTTTTGCATTTTTATAATGTGGGTTAATTGAAAGGGCATTTTCAAGTTCTATTTGGGCTTCCTCAAATAGTGTTTTAATCTTAAAAAAAATTGCAAGGGCAAGATTGAATCTAACATCTGCATATTCAGGGTGTTCCTCTCTTATTTCCTTTAATTTTAAAATATAGTCATCAATTATTTGTTTTAAATTTTCCTTATCAGAGTATTTTGAAAGAATAGTAAATTCTTCAAGAATCTCGTGAACATCATGGGGCTTTAAAATGTTAAAAAATTCATCAAAGAGTTTTTTAGCTTCAATTACTTCACCTTTTTCAAGTAAATTTAAACCTTTTTTAAATTTTTCATTTTTAAATCTCGGGTCAAGAATTTCCGCACTTTTAAAGGAGAGAATTATTGTTTTAAAAGGAATTGTGGTTCCAGAATTTAAAACAAGCTCTAAAAGGGAAAGACCCATCTCAAAGTGGGCTTCAGCATAAGAGGGATTCTGTTCCAAGGCTCTTTTTAAATAGGATACACTTCTTGTATATTCTTTCATGAATCTATAAGTTCTTGCAGCCCAGAGTAAGTAATTGGGATATTCTTTATCCTGTAAAGCCTTTTCAAAAAATAAACTTGATTTTTCGTATTCCTTTAAATAAAAATAAATTTTCCCAAGAACAAAATTTAAGGGAGCATAATTTTCATTTATTTTTATTTTATCCTCAAGAATTTCTCTTGCTTCTTCTAAAAGTCCCATTTTTAACATTTTTTCAGCTAAATTAATATAAATATCAAGAGGTTCATCTTTTACTTTTTCCTTTAAGCTAAGCCATGTTTTTATTTCATTAACTACACTCTCGTGGAAATTTTTTAAAGTTTCAAAAATTTCCTTTTCTCCTATTTCTTCATGTATCTCCATCCTTTTTACTAAAACTATTTTTCCTTCTCTTGTTACTTTTGTTAATATTTCCCTCTGAGCAGAAAGAAGACTTGTTTCTATATAGTATGTTTTTTCTCCAGCTTTTATATGTGAAGATGTTCCAAAACCTTTCATTCTGATATTCTTTTGAGTTTTTCGTATCTATCTTTGGCTAATTCATACAATTTTTTTGTGTCCTTGTAATCAGGCTTAACTTTTATTATGAATTCCCAGGATTTTATTGCCTCTTCAAGCATTTCCATTTTGTAAAATTCTATTCCCTTTTTATAATAGTATTCCAGTTCTTCCTCTGAGATAGTTAAGGTTTCCTCCTTAGGTTTTTCCTCTTTCTTTTTAACAGGTTGTTTTACTTCTTTTTTTTCTTCTTTTTTTTCTACATAAACTGGTATTTCCACTTCTTTTACTATCTCCTTTATAACAACTCTTTTTTTAAAGTCAAGAACAAATCCAAAGTAAAATTTTTTGTTATAACTCCCTATTAGAAATTTCATATTATCTTTACTAAATCCTATCCCAAATGAGAAAATTTTATTTTTGAAAATCTGTAAACCTGTATAAATTTTCACTGAATTAAAGAAGGAATTTTTTAAGTTAAAAAGGTAAGTTAATCCTCCTTTAAAACCTATTGAATCTGTTGTAAAGGATGGTTCAAGATTAATTGCAAATCCTTTTTTATGAAAAGAAATTCCTGATTGAGCAAATACACTTGTTTTGTTCTCTTTACTGTTATAAATTCCTTCTGCAAAAAAGCCAATAGATAAGAAATTAAGGGGTGCCTGGAGATAACCGATACCAGTTCCAAATCCCTCATAAGTCTTATTTAAAAATATTAATTTTCCCCTTAAAGAAAGAGAAGCTTTTTCAGCATATGTTCCTGAAGAAAAGCCAAAAAAGGTATTTCCATCAGATTCAAAGGAAAAATTTCTGTAAATAAGGGAAATAAATTTTATCTGTGTAGGAATTTCATAAAAGAATCCAAATTTTTCTTCAGGTTTTGTAAAGGAGGAAGTAATATATCGGTCAAGGAAATCAACAGGGTAAGAAACCCCTGTGGATCCCTTTAAAAGAGGCAATATAAGTAAAAAATGTATCATCTCTTTTTTATAATTAAAAAAGTTATATCATCTTCAGGTTCAGCTCCACCCTTATATTCTTTTAATTTTTTAATTAATTCTTCTTTAATTCTTTCCACTTCTTTTTCCCTTGTTAAGATTTCTGAAAGAAAGTTATAAAGTTTTTCTTCACCCAAAATTTCACCCTTTTCATTTCTAATATCCAAAAGGCCGTCAGTATAAAGGAAAAGAATATCACCACTTTCCAGTTTACCGTTTCCTTTTTGAATGAGTGATGGATACTCATCTGGTAAAATGAAGGAAAAACCAATTGGAACACCATTTGTTTTGAACCTTTCCAGTTTTTTTAAATTTGATATAAAAAGAAGAGGAGGTGTATGTCCACAGGAAGAATAAAAATAATTACCCCTTTCCTCTAAATAAAGAAGGAAAAGTGTTAGAAACATATCATCAGGTATTTTATATCTTAAAAAAGTATGGATGTTAGAGGCAAAAGCTGAAGGACTTCTTGAGGTTTTATAATTGGAATATATAAAAGATTTTGTCATTGCCATAATAAGGGAAGAGGAAGCTCCTTTTCCGGAAACATCACCAATTACACATATAACATGACTTATTGTTTTAAGCACATCCACATAATCTCCTCCTACATAAAAAGCTGGTTCATAATAGTAAGTTATATCATATTCATTAATTTCAGGTAATCTTTCAGGTAAAAGCATTTTCTGAATTTCCTGTGCCAGTTCTGCATCCCTTTTAAGCCTTTCCTTTTCTGTTAATTCCTTTCTGTATTCAATAAGTTTAATTCTCATTTCTTCCGCAGCTTTTGCAATTTTACCGAATTCATCCTTTGATACGATTTTAATATTTTCATCAAGTCTTCCTTCTCCAATTTTTCTTAAGGCTTCAATTATATAGTTTAAAGGTTTCAGGGATAAATGAGAAAAAAGGAATATCAAAAGGGTTCCTAAAATTAAAGATAAAGAGAAAATTAAAAAAGCAGATTTTCTAAAATCACTTTTAGCTTTTTCGAGAACTGAAAGAGAAAGTCCAAGATAGACTTTTCCTATATTTATACCCCCCATTATTATATCTTTTTCAAATATAAGTAAATTTTCCCTTGCTTCATAAAAAGGTAATATTTCTTTTATATTTTTATCAATATCTTCATAATCTGGAGAACCTTTTATTTTACCCTGTTTATCTACTATGTAAACAAAGGAAAGGTTTTCTTCTTTTTTTAAAGAGTAAGTTAATCTTGAAAGTTCAGCAAGGTTGTTATCAAGGATAGGTTCCTTTGCAAATCTTGCAAGAGATGAAGATAAAGAATTTCCCCTTTCTTTTATTTCTTCAATTATATATTTTTCGCCTCTTTGAGTTAGATTATCGTATATTAAATAGGAAAAGAATATGAATAAAAGAGAAAAAAGAATACTTATTTTTACTTTAAAACTCATTTTATTTAAGTTTTTCCTTCAATTTCTTATAGGCAAAGAAGAGTCTTTCTTCTCTTGTTAAAAGATTCTTTTTTTTGAGTATTTCTTTAAATTCTTTTTCGGATATTTTATTTTTTGATGGACACTCCTTTATTAATTCGCTGGGTTCAATTAATGGATTTTCAATTATTTTTTCCTCAATCCAATTTTCAAGGTTAAAGGTTTCTTCAGCTTTTTCTTCTATTTTCTCTTCAAATACTGGAATATCATATTTTTCCCTATAATCAATAAATCTGTGTAGTTCCATAATGTCAAAAATGCTTTTTATTTCAGGTTTCATACCTGTAACTATTACATTTATGTTATCTTTTTTTGAATACACACAGAATTTTAAAAGGGCTCCGTAACCTGCGCTGGAAACATAGTCGATATCTCTATAATTTATAACTATTTCTTTTTCACCTTCCCTTTTTGCCCTTTCAAGTATTTCTTTGAATTCACTAACTGTTCTTGTATCTATTTTACCTTTTAAGTTTACATAAACTCTTTTATTTTCCTTAAATATTTTTGCTTCAAAAATTTTCATATTATATTATAAATGAAAATTTAAATTTTTTTCTCTTAAATTTTATTATGAAGATTCTGATTACAGGAAAACCTGGTTCAGGTAAAACAACTCTTTTAAAAAGAATTTATGAAGAGCTTAAAAATTATGTTAAAGTAAGAGGCTTTTTTACAGGTGAGATAAGGGAAAAGGGCGAAAGAATCGGTTTTTTTATAGAAAACTTTGAAGGTAAAAGGAAAATTTTTGCCCATAAGGATTTTGATTTTCCTTTGAAGGTTTCAAAATATGGAGTTAATATTAATGCACTTCTTAAAATAGGTCTTCCTGAGATAATTAAGGCTATAGAAGAAAAATCTTTTCTTATGATAGATGAAATAGGTAAAATGGAGCTTCTTTCAGAAAATTTTCAGGAACTTGTTGAAAAGGCTTTTAATTCAGGTATAGATATAATTGCCACAATTTCAATTTCTCCTCATCCCTTTATAAAGGAAATCAAAAAAAGAGAGGATGTTAAGATTTTTGAAATTAATGAAAATAAAAGAGAGTATATTTTTAAAAGGATAAAAGAAATTTGTTTCGCGGAATTAAAAATTTGATATTAAAATTAAACTCTTTTAATAACTTCTGATAGAAGTATTTCAAGTCTTTTATTTCCTTCATCAATCATTCTCTGTGTTTCCATTATAAATTTTTCTAGTCTTTTATTTCCTTCTTCAATCATTTTTTCTGTGTTTTTTCTGCTTTCTTCAATCATTTTTTCTGTGTTTTTTCTGCTTTCTTCAATCATTTTTTCTGTGTTTTTTCTGCTTTCTTCAATCATTTTTTCTGTATCTTTTTTGCTTTCATCAATCATTTTTTCTGTATCTTTTTTGCTTTCATCAATCATCCTTTGGGTTGCTTCAATCATTTTTTGAGTTGCTTCAATCATCTTTTTTGCTCTTTCATCTTCCTTTTGTATGAGTTTATTTGTAAAATAAGAAAGGATAAGGGGTTGAATTAAAGCAAGAACTCCTAAAATAAGTGCAAGAATATTCACTGTTTCAGTTGTCATATTTTAATTTTAAAATGAAGATTTATATAAAATCAAATTAAAGGAGCAGAGTTTTATACCCCTTGAGAAGATCCTTCTTTTATATCAAAAACTAAAACAAGGGATTTTGAGCTTCTTAATACATAAAGGTTATTTTTTTCTTGGGAGAATTTAAATTTTCCTTAACTGAGATACTGCTTTCAAACTTTAAAATGAATGCATATTTATATCCTAAATATGTTCCCTGATAATAAGCACCACCACCTGGATCTTGTTTTGAAAAATCAGTTGAAGAAGTCCATCCTGTTACAAAAACATTACCATATACATCTTTTGTTATTGAATAGCCTAAATCATATCTACTTTTTTCATAATAAGTAGCCCATATAAGTCCAAGGGGCGGGTCTATAACTAAATTTGATTTATAGTTATAATTTTTAACATTATAGGTAATTACCCCTTTTTTATCTATCTTATAAGAAACATAAACAGGATTTCCCTCTTTATAAGATATAATCTCTCTTTCCCCCTTATTACAAAATCGGGGAGAGGGGATTTGAACCCCTGACCTCCTGGTCCCGAACCAGGCGCGCTAACCGGTCTGCGCTACTCCCCGTCTTTTTATTTTATTATATCCTGTATAATAAATTCTCTATTTGCTTTTGTAAGGAAAATGAATTATTTTCAAGTTCAAGAAATATACTGAAACCTTTCATTTTTTCCCTTAAATTTTTATTAGCCTTTTTTTTCCCATCATTTAAAATAATGCAATAAACATTCCTTTTTTTCTTTTGGAGCCCTTTTTACGAAAATTTTTCTCTTATATGTACTAAAATAATTTGAATTTTGCAAAATTTTGTGTATTTTAAGTTACATTAAATTTATCTATAAACTCCCCTTTTTATATTATCTGTTGTTCCAAAAGTTCTTTTATGTTCTTCGAGCAATTTTTCAAAATATGAATCTACTATTTTCTGGATTTCATTTATTTCTTCTTCCTTTAAATGTTTGAATCTTCCTTGAATCTGAAAATATTCCTTTAAAGGGAGCCCCTTTGGCATATAATTTATTTTAACTTTATCACCATCTTCTACTTCATATAAGGGGAAAAATTTCGTTTCAACTGCAAGTCTTGATGCCTTTATTGTAAGTTCAGAATCCATTCTCCATCCAGGAGGGCATGGAGCAAGAACATGTATGAATCTTGTTCCTTTTATTTCTTTAGCTTTTTTTACCTTATTATAAAGGTCAAGGGGAAAGGCAACTGTTGCTGTCGCAATATAGGGAATTCTATGTGCTCTCATAATCTCAACTATATTCTTTTTAGGTCTTGGATTAGGACTTTCAAAAGGTGTTGTGGTTGTCCATGCTTTATAAGGAGTTGCCCCTGACCTCTGAATACCTGTATTCATGTAAGCCTCATTATCGTAACAAATATAAAGAATGTCTTCATTTCTTTCCGCTGCTCCAGATAATGCCTGAAGCCCAATATCAAAAGTTCCTCCATCACCTGCGAAGGCAAGGACATTTATATCAGTCTTACCTCTAATATTTAGTCCTGCTCTTATTCCGGTTGCAGTTGCTGCTGCTGTTTCAAAGGCAGTATGAAAAACTGGAACATTAAGAGAGTGGTATGGATAAGGTCCATCAATTATTGTCCAACAGCAAGCTGGAATAGTAGTAATAGTATTTTTACCCAAAGCTCTTAAAACATGCCTCATTATTATAACTGCACCACAACCCTGGCATGATAAAACACCGGGATTTAAAACTTCTTCCTGTAAAAGTTCTTTCCATTCAAAAGCCATTTTTTCCCTCCTTATAAGTTTATATTTTCTTCCTTTAATCCCCAGAAAATAATATCCTCGGAAGTTTTTCTTTTTTCTGCATCTTTTATTATCCCATAAACATCAGAAGGTGTTATATCCCTTCCTCCAAGACCTACAATATATCCAATGAGTTTTGGTTTTTTTCTTGATGTGTAAAGGGAAGACCTTATTTCATTAAAGAAAACACCACCAAGCCCAAAGGATATATTTCTATCCAGAACAATAACTTTTTTTCTTCCTTCAAGGAGTTCTCTTACTTTATGGAAGGGGAAGGGTCTTAAAACTCTTATTCTCAATACACCGATTTTTTTATTTTCATTTTTTCTTATTTCATTTACAGTATATTTAACAGTTGAGGAAATTGCTCCAGAACTCACAATTACGATTTCAGCATCATCCATCATAAATTCCTCAACAAGTCCCCATCTCCTTCCGAATTTTTCTTCAAATTCTTCACCGGCTTTTTCAATTTCATAAAGTGCCATTTCCATAGCTTTTTGAATTTTATAGCGAAATTCCATATAGGGACCTGAAGGAGAAACAACTGCACCTATTGCAAAGGGATTTTCAGTAGAAAGTGCCCAGGGCAAATTAAGAGGTGGCAAAAATTCATCCACTTCTTCCTGAGCAGGTATTTCAACTGGTTCAGCAGTATGGGACAAAATAAAGGCATCAAGAACAATCATTGTAGGAAGAAAAACTCTTTCTGAAACCTTGTAGGCAAGTATAACAGAATCAAGAACTTCTTGGTTGGATTCACAGTAAATCTGCATCCAACCTGTATCTCTCTGGGAAATTGTATCGTTCTGATCAGACCATATTGACCATGGAGCCCCAACAGCTCTATTAATTGCTGCCATGACAATTGGCAATCTATCACCTGCTGCCCAGTGTAAAAGTTCATGCATTAAAAGTAATCCCTGTGAAGAGGTTGCTGTGAAAGTTCTTGCTCCAGTTATACTTGCACCGATGCAAACAGCCATTGCTGAATGTTCTGATTCAACATTCACAAAAGTTGCATTTAATTCCTTTTTACCACACATTTCTGAGAGAAGTTCCACAACCTGAGTTTGTGGTGTTATTGGATAGGCTGATATAACCTCTACCCTTGATAACTTAACACCATAAGAAACTGCATGATTGCCATATAAAACTTTTTTTGTTTTCTTCTCAATTTTTAATTTTTCCATTTTTAATCCCCTTTCTTTTTTAAACCATCTGAATTATTCCCCTTGGACACTCTCTTGCACAAATACCACAACCTTTACAAAAATCATAATCTACAGAGGGTCTGTTATCCATCCATAATATTGACATATCAGGACAGTAAACAAAACAATTTCCACAGGAATTACAATAACCACAGGAGAAACACCTTTTTGCTTCCTTTATAGCCATTTCTTCTTGTAAAGTTTTTACTTCCTCATCAAAGGTTTGTATTCTTTCTTCTACAGATAGCTCAACAGGATGAACTGCTTTTTCTTTATCAAAGTATTCAGTGTTTATTAGCATAAAGGAAACAGTTTTTGGCGGAACCTCCCTTACATTTATATCTTCACCTTTTAGAAATCTATCAATACTTTCAGCAGCTTTTTGAGCCCAGGATTCAGCCTCAACAACTGTTGAAGGACCCTGAATAAAATCTCCACCAGCAAAAACACCTTTAACTTTCATAGCTCCTGTCTTTTTATCAGCAAAAGGCCACCCATCATCACCAAGATATTCGGAAGGTAAAGCGCTTCTATCAGCCTCCTCACCTATTGCTTTTATTACAAAATCATACTCCTCTTCATAAACTGCGCCATCAATGGGAATTGGTCTTCTTCTTCCTGAAGAATCAGGTTCTCCAAGTTGCATCTTTTGAAGAGTTAAAACTATTTTATCATTCTTCTTCTGAGCTTTTATCGGAAGAACTAAAAGATGAAATGGAATCCCATCGCTTTTTGCTTTTTCTCTTTCTTCTTCAAGAGCTGGCATTTCTGCTTCAGTTCTCCTGTAAAGTATTTCAGGATTTGCCTTAATTCTTTTTAGTGTTCTCACAACATCCATTGCTACATTACCTGCTCCTATACAGGCTACTTTTTTGCCTATGAATTTTGAGATATCTTTCCCTTCATTAACTTCCTTTAAAAAATGTAATCCTGAGAGCATTAAATCCTCACCCTCAATTTTCATTTTCTTTTCCACCCATGCTCCAATAGCAATAAAGATAGCATCAAATTTATCCCTAAGTTCATCTATGGAAAAGTCTTTTCCGAGTGCTTTATTTGTTTCAATTTTTATTCCCATTTTATAAAGCATATCAAACTCTCTATCCAAAATATCCTTAGGTAATCTGTAAGAAGGTATTCCATACCTTAATACTCCACCAGGAAGAGATTCTCTTTCATAAATTAAAACAGAGTGTCCCTTTCTCCTTAAAAAGTAAGAAGCAGCCATTCCAGCTGGTCCAGAACCTATCACTAATATCTTTTTACCTGTATCCGAAGGAATTTCCTTAACTTTATATCCCCTATTAAGGATATAATCACCTACGAATCTTTCCAATTCTCTTATTGAAATTCTTTCATCAAACCTTTTTCTGTTACATCCGATCTGGCAAAATGCAGGGCAAACTCTTCCTGTTATAGCTGGAAAGGGGTTTTTTTCAAGTAAAATATCAGCTGCTCTATCCAGGTTTTTTTCAATAATATGGAAAAAATACTGAGGAATTTTTGTACTTATAGGGCATGCTTTTGAACAAGGGGCAGCTTTATCTTCTATTACAGGTTTTAAATTTTTCCATGAACCTGTTTTTAAAACCCTTGTAGAACCAGTTGAAAGAGCAATCTCTGGTAATTCATTGATATCTTTATAAGAAATTCTTTTATCCATTTTTCACCTCCTTTATAATCCTTTTACACTTTGAAAGGCTTCTTCAGCAGCTTTAATATTTTCTTCTTTCTTAACAGAAACTTCTTCTTCTATCGCATATTTTAATTCTTCAAGCCCAAAAATTTTGCTTACCTTTGCAAGGGCTCCCAAAATTGAGGTATTCACAATTGGTTGAGTTCTTGACCCAAGCTTGTACTTAACAGCAATTTCTGTGGCATCAACTGTATAAACCTTAAAATTTCCTTTAAAATTAAAATCTTCTGGATTTTTAGGTGAATTTATTATTATTTTACCATTTTCTTTTAAACCCTCTGTAACATCTATCATTTCAAGAAGTGATGTATCAAGAATTACAATAATATCAGGGCTATATATATTACATCTTAAAAAAAGTTTTTCATCAGGATTAAAGACTCTTAAAAAAGCTGTTACAGGTGCTCCTCTACGTTCAACTCCAAACTGGGGAAAGGCAAGGGGATAGTAGCCTCCTTTAAAAGCCGCTATTGCACTTACCTTTGAAGCTACTACTGCCCCCTGACCTCCCCTCCCATGAAATCTAATTTCAATCATTTTAAAATCCCTCCTTTTTTTCAAATTTAAATCCGGATTTGAACCCTAAGGGTGAAATTTTTTAAAATTATATGATTTTATTTAATTTTTTTCAAGTTTAAATATTGATAAAGCTTTAGTTTTTCTATTATAATTTTATTCTTAATTAAAACTATATTCTTAAGGGTTCCATCCCCAAAAAATAATTTTAAAAAAAAAGTGAAAACTATTAGGTTTAAATTTTTAATTATTTTGGGAGTGTTTCTTTTTTCTGTTATTTCTCTTTTCCCTACAATACAATATTATTCAATACCAAAATCCGAACTTGAAAAAAAGCCAAAAGAAGAGATAAGAAAACTTTTAAGAAGAACTCTTTCGCTTGGACTTGACCTTATTGGTGGTATGTATCTTGTTTTAAAAGTAAATCCATCGGAAAAGGAAAAAATTAAGGAAGCAAGGGATAGAGTCCTTGAGATAATAAGAAACAGAATAGACCAGTGGGGTGTTTTTGAGCCAATTATTCAGCCTATAGGTGAAGATAGGATTATGGTTCA
This window encodes:
- a CDS encoding tetratricopeptide repeat protein; protein product: MIHFLLILPLLKGSTGVSYPVDFLDRYITSSFTKPEEKFGFFYEIPTQIKFISLIYRNFSFESDGNTFFGFSSGTYAEKASLSLRGKLIFLNKTYEGFGTGIGYLQAPLNFLSIGFFAEGIYNSKENKTSVFAQSGISFHKKGFAINLEPSFTTDSIGFKGGLTYLFNLKNSFFNSVKIYTGLQIFKNKIFSFGIGFSKDNMKFLIGSYNKKFYFGFVLDFKKRVVIKEIVKEVEIPVYVEKKEEKKEVKQPVKKKEEKPKEETLTISEEELEYYYKKGIEFYKMEMLEEAIKSWEFIIKVKPDYKDTKKLYELAKDRYEKLKRISE
- a CDS encoding SpoIIE family protein phosphatase, producing the protein MSFKVKISILFSLLFIFFSYLIYDNLTQRGEKYIIEEIKERGNSLSSSLARFAKEPILDNNLAELSRLTYSLKKEENLSFVYIVDKQGKIKGSPDYEDIDKNIKEILPFYEARENLLIFEKDIIMGGINIGKVYLGLSLSVLEKAKSDFRKSAFLIFSLSLILGTLLIFLFSHLSLKPLNYIIEALRKIGEGRLDENIKIVSKDEFGKIAKAAEEMRIKLIEYRKELTEKERLKRDAELAQEIQKMLLPERLPEINEYDITYYYEPAFYVGGDYVDVLKTISHVICVIGDVSGKGASSSLIMAMTKSFIYSNYKTSRSPSAFASNIHTFLRYKIPDDMFLTLFLLYLEERGNYFYSSCGHTPPLLFISNLKKLERFKTNGVPIGFSFILPDEYPSLIQKGNGKLESGDILFLYTDGLLDIRNEKGEILGEEKLYNFLSEILTREKEVERIKEELIKKLKEYKGGAEPEDDITFLIIKKR
- a CDS encoding STAS domain-containing protein; translation: MKIFEAKIFKENKRVYVNLKGKIDTRTVSEFKEILERAKREGEKEIVINYRDIDYVSSAGYGALLKFCVYSKKDNINVIVTGMKPEIKSIFDIMELHRFIDYREKYDIPVFEEKIEEKAEETFNLENWIEEKIIENPLIEPSELIKECPSKNKISEKEFKEILKKKNLLTREERLFFAYKKLKEKLK
- a CDS encoding NTPase; translated protein: MKILITGKPGSGKTTLLKRIYEELKNYVKVRGFFTGEIREKGERIGFFIENFEGKRKIFAHKDFDFPLKVSKYGVNINALLKIGLPEIIKAIEEKSFLMIDEIGKMELLSENFQELVEKAFNSGIDIIATISISPHPFIKEIKKREDVKIFEINENKREYIFKRIKEICFAELKI
- a CDS encoding thiamine pyrophosphate-dependent enzyme, with protein sequence MAFEWKELLQEEVLNPGVLSCQGCGAVIIMRHVLRALGKNTITTIPACCWTIIDGPYPYHSLNVPVFHTAFETAAATATGIRAGLNIRGKTDINVLAFAGDGGTFDIGLQALSGAAERNEDILYICYDNEAYMNTGIQRSGATPYKAWTTTTPFESPNPRPKKNIVEIMRAHRIPYIATATVAFPLDLYNKVKKAKEIKGTRFIHVLAPCPPGWRMDSELTIKASRLAVETKFFPLYEVEDGDKVKINYMPKGLPLKEYFQIQGRFKHLKEEEINEIQKIVDSYFEKLLEEHKRTFGTTDNIKRGVYR
- the porA gene encoding pyruvate ferredoxin oxidoreductase, giving the protein MEKLKIEKKTKKVLYGNHAVSYGVKLSRVEVISAYPITPQTQVVELLSEMCGKKELNATFVNVESEHSAMAVCIGASITGARTFTATSSQGLLLMHELLHWAAGDRLPIVMAAINRAVGAPWSIWSDQNDTISQRDTGWMQIYCESNQEVLDSVILAYKVSERVFLPTMIVLDAFILSHTAEPVEIPAQEEVDEFLPPLNLPWALSTENPFAIGAVVSPSGPYMEFRYKIQKAMEMALYEIEKAGEEFEEKFGRRWGLVEEFMMDDAEIVIVSSGAISSTVKYTVNEIRKNENKKIGVLRIRVLRPFPFHKVRELLEGRKKVIVLDRNISFGLGGVFFNEIRSSLYTSRKKPKLIGYIVGLGGRDITPSDVYGIIKDAEKRKTSEDIIFWGLKEENINL
- a CDS encoding NAD(P)-binding protein yields the protein MDKRISYKDINELPEIALSTGSTRVLKTGSWKNLKPVIEDKAAPCSKACPISTKIPQYFFHIIEKNLDRAADILLEKNPFPAITGRVCPAFCQIGCNRKRFDERISIRELERFVGDYILNRGYKVKEIPSDTGKKILVIGSGPAGMAASYFLRRKGHSVLIYERESLPGGVLRYGIPSYRLPKDILDREFDMLYKMGIKIETNKALGKDFSIDELRDKFDAIFIAIGAWVEKKMKIEGEDLMLSGLHFLKEVNEGKDISKFIGKKVACIGAGNVAMDVVRTLKRIKANPEILYRRTEAEMPALEEEREKAKSDGIPFHLLVLPIKAQKKNDKIVLTLQKMQLGEPDSSGRRRPIPIDGAVYEEEYDFVIKAIGEEADRSALPSEYLGDDGWPFADKKTGAMKVKGVFAGGDFIQGPSTVVEAESWAQKAAESIDRFLKGEDINVREVPPKTVSFMLINTEYFDKEKAVHPVELSVEERIQTFDEEVKTLQEEMAIKEAKRCFSCGYCNSCGNCFVYCPDMSILWMDNRPSVDYDFCKGCGICARECPRGIIQMV
- a CDS encoding 2-oxoacid:acceptor oxidoreductase family protein; the protein is MIEIRFHGRGGQGAVVASKVSAIAAFKGGYYPLAFPQFGVERRGAPVTAFLRVFNPDEKLFLRCNIYSPDIIVILDTSLLEMIDVTEGLKENGKIIINSPKNPEDFNFKGNFKVYTVDATEIAVKYKLGSRTQPIVNTSILGALAKVSKIFGLEELKYAIEEEVSVKKEENIKAAEEAFQSVKGL